The segment ATCACGACCAGAAGCTCAATGAGTGTGAAACCGCGCTGGATGCGCATTAGATCCTCCTTATTAGGTCTAGATAATAACTTGATACATTTATTATGTGACCGGCGTTTGAAGCCGTCAACAGGTAGCGAAATATTTACCTCCCTTTTAGGGTTCGCAAGCCCTAAACGCTCGTACTAATCTGGTAGATAGGAAGGAGAATGGAAACCACCAAACCCGCCACGCCAATACCTAAAATGATAATCACGATTGGCTCAATCAGGCTAGAGAGGCCGGACACTTTACTGTCGACTTCTGCTTCATAGTACTCGGCCAGCTTGATCATGACCTCGTCCATTTTTCCGGTCTGCTCACCCACTGAAACCATCTGTCCTACCATGAGCGGGAAGATTGGGTTGTCAGAAATAGGTGTACTCATGGGGATACCACGCTCAACCTGTTCCGCAACAATTTGGATACCGCGCTGGTACAGGCGGTTGGTAAACGAATCGTTAATAAGGCGCAGCGCTTCAAGGAGTGGGACACCAGAGCTTAAGAGAAGGCTCAGGAGACGGCCGAAGCGTGCCATGTTGGTTTCCTCGACGATCTTGCCCATGACAGGGATGCGGAGGGAAAACTTACTAAAGAACCGCACGCCAGCCTCGCTTTGAAGGAAAGCACGAAGCGCATACCCTCCCACTACCAGGATCAGGATAACCAGGTACCAGCGGTGAATGAGAAAGTCTGAGACCGCAATGAGGGTGCGGGTGGAAAGTGGAAGTTCTTTGCCAGAGGAAAGGAAAAGGTCACGAAGCTGCGGGATAACCTTGACCATCATGACCACACCTACGCCCACCATGGCCACCATAATGAAGGCCGGATAGACAAGGGCGCCCTTAATCTTGCCACGGATCTTCACATCTTTTTCCATGTTGGTGGAAAGCTGGGAAAGAACGTTTTCAAGCTTACCTGTTGCCTCACCTGAGCGGACAACGTTGATGAAAACCGGGTCAAAGACATCGTTGTACTTAGCCAAGGCGCTAGAGAAGCTAAAGCCGTCCTGGATATCGTTAAGCACACCTTCCATTACGTCTCGGAACTTGCCCTTGCGCGCCTGCCGGATAAGCAATCGCATTGACTGAGAAAGGGTAAGGCCCGCCTCAATCATGGTTGCCAACTGGCGGGAAAAGAGGGTGCGGTCGTTTAGAGTAACCCGGTTGAGGAATGGCAGGAAGTCCGCCACCGTCTTTGGGATGGTAATTGAGATGGGCGTCAGCTCATTCTTTTGCAGCATCTTCTTGGCTGCTTCTACGCTGACAGCCTGAACAATACCCCCAACTACTTGGTTCTCTTTGTTTCGGGCGCGGTAGTTATAGTTCTGGACCATGCAGGGAACCTTGTCCTTAGTAGATCATCATCTTAAGTGCCTTTGGATCCAGGGACCAGGCAAGGGCGTCATCAACGGAAACTTCCCCTTTGTTCACCAGCTCGGCCAAGGACTTGTCGAGGCTGGCCATACCCTCGGCAGCAGAGGTCTGGATAAGGTTGGGAATTTGGTAGGTCTTTCCTTCACGGATGAGGGAGCGGACAGCGGAGTTTGCCACCATTATTTCAGTGGCGATAATACGGCCACCTTGCACCTTAGGTAGCAAGCGCTGAGAAACGATACCTAGGAGTACCTCTGACAACTGGGTGCGGACCTGCGACTGTTGATGCGGTGGGAACACGTCAATGATACGGTCTGCAGACTGGGCAGCGGAGTTGGTATGCAGCGTAGTAAGGACTAAGTGCCCGGTTTCAGCCAACTGAAGTGCGGCTTCCATGGTTTCCAGGTCGCGCATTTCACCCACCAACACTACATCCGGGTCTTCACGGAGGGCTGACCGCAGGGCAGAGGCAAAAGACGGTGTATCGCTCCCTACTTCACGCTGGGTAACGATGCTCTTCTTGTGTTCAAAGATGTACTCGATAGGGTCTTCAATCGTAATGATGTGTCCCCTGCGTTCCGCGGAAATCTGGTTCACCATGGCGGCCAGCGTAGTGGACTTACCGTGGCCAGTAGGCCCGGCAATAATGATCAGCCCTTGGTTGCGCTGGATGAGCTTGCTGACCACCGCTGGGAGACCAAGGTCTTCCAGGTTGCGGGAAGCTGCTGGCAAGAGGCGCAAACTAATGGACAGTGCGCTGCGGGTAAAGAACACGTTGGCACGGAAGCGGAGATCGCGGTACGTAAAGGAGAAGTCCTGCTCTTTGCGCGTACTGGTCAGGCGCTCGTACATTTGAGGCCCAATGAACCCAGAAATGATCTCGGTAGCCTTTTCTGGTGTAAACGCAGGGCCATCCATGAGGAGGAGCTGCGTGTCGACACGGATAGTAGGAGCAATGCCCCCAACAATATGGATGTCGGACGCACCCTTTTCCAGGGCATAGTCCAGAAGGGCGGCGAATTCCTGATTGAGTGAGGTTTGCTGAAGCATATCTTTAGTGTACTACGCGGAGACGAGTACTGACTACTTAGTAGATGTTTCGCGGAGCACTTCGTCCAGAGTGGTAACGCCATTCACCACTTTAATAAGGCCGTCCTGGTACATGGTAAGCATCCCCTCTTTTTGGGACTGGGCTTGGATTTCTGAGTTAGGGGCATGCTTTAAGGTAAGCTCGCTGATCGGCTCGGTCATGGTAAGCACTTCGTAAATACCCATCCGACCCAGGTAGCCCTTGCCACCACACTTTTCACAGCCAACACCCTGGTAGAATTTCACCTCTTTTGGCAGGCGGGCTGCGTCACTTGGGTTGAGCTGGGCGATCTTTGCGACATCCGCTTCAATCTGCGCCTTGAAACCTGGTGGGAGGCTGATGTCCTTTTTACAGTGAGGGCAGATTTTACGCACCAAGCGTTGTCCTAACGCCACGTTGAGCGAACTCGTAATAAGGAAGGGCTCAATCCCCATGTTGGTTAAACGAGGGATGGCGCCAGCAGCGTCGTTGGTGTGCAGCGTGGAAAGCACCAAGTGACCGGTAAGGGCGGCCTGGGTTGCCATATTGGCTGTTTCACCGTCGCGGATTTCACCCACCATGATAATGTTCGGGTCTTGGCGAAGGACAGAGCGTAAGCCTTCCGCGAAGGTAAACCCAATCTTAGGGCGGATTTGCGCTTGGTTAATGCCTTTCATTTCGTATTCAACCGGGTCTTCCAAGGTGACCACGTTTACGTTTGGCGTGGCGATGCGGTTGAGGATGGCGTACAGCGTTGTAGACTTACCAGAACCAGTTGGCCCCGTAGCAAGGCAGACACCGAACGGCTTTTGGATTGCCTCCATAAGGTGTTGGTAGCCCAGGCCTTCAATGCCCAGCTTCTCCAAGGAGGTAATACCCTTGGACTTGTCCAAGATACGCATTACCACTTTCTCACCATGTACCGTTGGCATGACTGAGACACGAAGGTCTACTTGGGCATCATTGAAACTTACGTCAAAGCGGCCGTCTTGCGGGATACGTGTTTCGTCCAAACGGAGGCGTGACAAAATTTTGATACGGCTTACCATGGCGGCATGAACATCTG is part of the Verrucomicrobiia bacterium genome and harbors:
- a CDS encoding type II secretion system F family protein; the encoded protein is MVQNYNYRARNKENQVVGGIVQAVSVEAAKKMLQKNELTPISITIPKTVADFLPFLNRVTLNDRTLFSRQLATMIEAGLTLSQSMRLLIRQARKGKFRDVMEGVLNDIQDGFSFSSALAKYNDVFDPVFINVVRSGEATGKLENVLSQLSTNMEKDVKIRGKIKGALVYPAFIMVAMVGVGVVMMVKVIPQLRDLFLSSGKELPLSTRTLIAVSDFLIHRWYLVILILVVGGYALRAFLQSEAGVRFFSKFSLRIPVMGKIVEETNMARFGRLLSLLLSSGVPLLEALRLINDSFTNRLYQRGIQIVAEQVERGIPMSTPISDNPIFPLMVGQMVSVGEQTGKMDEVMIKLAEYYEAEVDSKVSGLSSLIEPIVIIILGIGVAGLVVSILLPIYQISTSV
- a CDS encoding PilT/PilU family type 4a pilus ATPase, whose translation is MLQQTSLNQEFAALLDYALEKGASDIHIVGGIAPTIRVDTQLLLMDGPAFTPEKATEIISGFIGPQMYERLTSTRKEQDFSFTYRDLRFRANVFFTRSALSISLRLLPAASRNLEDLGLPAVVSKLIQRNQGLIIIAGPTGHGKSTTLAAMVNQISAERRGHIITIEDPIEYIFEHKKSIVTQREVGSDTPSFASALRSALREDPDVVLVGEMRDLETMEAALQLAETGHLVLTTLHTNSAAQSADRIIDVFPPHQQSQVRTQLSEVLLGIVSQRLLPKVQGGRIIATEIMVANSAVRSLIREGKTYQIPNLIQTSAAEGMASLDKSLAELVNKGEVSVDDALAWSLDPKALKMMIY